The following are encoded in a window of Trichocoleus sp. genomic DNA:
- a CDS encoding putative baseplate assembly protein, giving the protein MKETCGCCDGVEQVTPLPTYNRPGLSAISYRVGTHATFLETMVARLSSPDYPELNGLKTRLPSDAAIAFLDAWATVADVLTFYQERIANEGYLRTATERRSILELARLVGYRLRPGVAASVFLAYTLEKDQTVEIAPGNRVQSLPGPGELPQSFETSEKLEARSAWNELKPRLTRPQRLQLDTARKKLTSDTLYLQGISTNLKPNDPLLFVIGEANNQQVLHRVESVELQPVENRTRIKLQKVQESRQLVSERSIVRADERFSEPINPRLGSTSSTTSCEDPVSELCELSAAVPKLDRLVAPLTKPPSQQPKNALRLSRDVATTFACEADTAPRLLTALQPDLSAALYRAWQSVTVSHSEEQPEVKVYALRTRASVFGHNALKRTVIDGELVNPPQEWDFNGSNPAPALQDFQLIVSLTPGSGSVIEVVGVTSGGASSASPMWLMSTNLTIDNQTLTDPNHQLPAQGQSFTVTQNGISLNVTVVESSSSEFLPLILDFVLPDRNINVRLSIDPEQQLQISSIGNQPICIDSTVSQPSLPTPSPGILFNISSGEPTNSVTITVNGSVSETADRTEIGDVIWLDTSYGQILPQSWVVIERPEPLNSTIPQQIISQVKAVSDRSRNEYNLPVKATRIELQNHQWLDPNRETFRIVRETAVFAQSEELKLAAGPITPVEAEKQNPIQENEIELAELYRGLEAGRWMIVSGERTDLPDGTSGVRASELVMLAGVDQRVDPTLPGDQPHTFLRLAQPLAYQYKRDTVTVYGNVVKATHGETRREVLGSGNASQELQSFRLQQFPVTYLAAPTPAGSASTLEVRVNDILWRETETLADLEKDDRKFITQTDDQGKTTVIFGNGRQGARPPSGIENIKALYRTGIGKPGNVKAEQLSLLATRPLGVKSVINPLPATGGADAESRDQARRNVPLALMALDRLVSVKDYADFTRTFAGIGKASATRLSDSQRQLVHLTIAGADDIPIDQNSDLYQNFLQALKQSGDPNQPVQVELRELLLLVIEANVKIHPDYLWESVVTQIRTALLETFSFEQRQLGQPAYLSEVIRTIQQIPGVDYVDVDTFGGIPEKEVDPNNPKKRRVLPPSEIVKRLDQLKNGEPASFVAVNLAGNQDGSIHPAQLAYLTPAVPDTLILNRI; this is encoded by the coding sequence ATGAAGGAAACCTGTGGCTGCTGCGACGGGGTCGAACAGGTGACGCCGTTGCCCACATATAACCGACCCGGCTTGAGTGCCATTTCCTATCGAGTGGGAACTCATGCAACTTTTCTGGAAACCATGGTGGCTCGCTTGTCGAGTCCTGATTATCCAGAGTTAAACGGTTTGAAAACGCGATTGCCCTCCGATGCGGCAATTGCCTTTCTCGATGCCTGGGCAACTGTGGCAGATGTGCTGACCTTTTATCAAGAGCGAATTGCAAACGAAGGTTATTTACGAACGGCAACAGAGCGGCGATCGATTCTGGAATTAGCGCGTTTGGTGGGCTATCGCTTGCGTCCGGGTGTTGCTGCCAGCGTGTTTCTGGCTTATACGCTCGAAAAAGATCAAACGGTTGAAATTGCACCAGGGAATCGAGTGCAAAGTTTGCCAGGTCCGGGTGAACTGCCTCAGTCTTTTGAAACCTCAGAAAAACTGGAAGCGCGATCGGCGTGGAATGAGCTAAAGCCGCGATTAACTCGACCGCAGCGGCTGCAACTGGATACAGCTCGGAAAAAACTGACATCAGACACACTGTATTTGCAAGGCATTAGCACCAATCTCAAGCCAAATGATCCACTGCTCTTTGTGATTGGTGAAGCAAACAACCAGCAGGTTTTGCATCGGGTTGAAAGTGTAGAACTTCAGCCAGTTGAGAATCGGACTCGAATCAAGTTACAGAAAGTTCAGGAATCTCGTCAATTAGTATCAGAACGCTCAATTGTACGAGCTGATGAACGTTTTAGTGAACCAATTAATCCACGTCTTGGATCAACTTCAAGCACGACGAGTTGCGAAGATCCTGTTTCTGAACTATGTGAATTAAGTGCTGCGGTTCCCAAACTCGATCGCCTGGTTGCACCTCTGACAAAACCGCCATCTCAGCAACCCAAGAATGCCTTGCGTCTGTCTCGTGATGTTGCAACCACGTTTGCCTGCGAAGCAGATACTGCCCCCCGTTTGCTGACTGCACTCCAGCCTGATTTAAGTGCTGCACTTTATCGCGCTTGGCAAAGTGTCACGGTGTCACATAGTGAGGAGCAACCGGAAGTAAAAGTTTATGCGTTACGTACCCGCGCTTCGGTGTTTGGTCACAATGCTCTGAAACGTACCGTTATTGATGGAGAACTTGTAAATCCTCCTCAAGAGTGGGACTTTAACGGCAGCAATCCTGCTCCTGCATTGCAAGATTTTCAACTGATCGTTTCCCTCACTCCAGGGAGTGGATCTGTGATTGAAGTCGTTGGCGTTACCAGCGGCGGAGCTTCATCAGCATCACCCATGTGGTTGATGAGCACGAACCTAACGATCGACAACCAAACCTTAACTGATCCCAATCACCAGCTTCCAGCTCAAGGACAATCATTTACGGTGACACAAAATGGCATATCGCTAAATGTCACGGTTGTTGAATCAAGCAGCAGTGAATTCTTACCACTCATACTGGACTTTGTCTTACCCGATCGCAATATCAATGTACGTCTGAGTATTGATCCAGAACAGCAGCTTCAAATCTCTAGCATAGGCAATCAGCCGATCTGCATTGACAGCACCGTTAGTCAGCCCTCCCTTCCAACGCCATCTCCCGGAATTTTGTTCAACATAAGTTCTGGAGAACCAACAAACAGCGTCACCATTACCGTCAACGGTAGTGTGAGTGAGACAGCCGATCGCACTGAGATCGGAGATGTGATTTGGTTAGACACCAGCTATGGACAAATTTTGCCGCAAAGTTGGGTTGTCATCGAACGTCCGGAACCACTGAACAGTACGATTCCGCAACAGATTATTAGCCAAGTGAAAGCAGTTAGCGATCGCTCTCGCAATGAATACAATCTACCAGTTAAAGCAACGCGAATTGAACTGCAAAATCACCAGTGGCTTGATCCGAATCGAGAAACATTTCGCATCGTGCGGGAAACAGCCGTGTTTGCCCAAAGTGAAGAATTAAAGCTGGCAGCAGGACCGATCACCCCCGTTGAAGCAGAGAAGCAAAATCCAATTCAGGAAAACGAAATTGAGCTTGCAGAACTGTATCGAGGACTAGAAGCCGGACGTTGGATGATCGTTTCTGGTGAACGCACTGATTTACCGGATGGCACAAGCGGGGTTCGAGCCAGTGAACTGGTCATGCTAGCAGGGGTCGATCAACGCGTTGACCCAACCTTACCAGGAGACCAACCTCACACGTTTTTACGACTGGCACAGCCCCTGGCATACCAATACAAACGCGATACTGTTACCGTTTATGGCAACGTTGTGAAAGCGACTCATGGTGAAACCCGTCGTGAAGTTTTAGGCAGTGGGAATGCGAGTCAAGAACTACAATCCTTCCGGCTGCAACAATTCCCTGTCACTTATCTGGCAGCGCCAACCCCCGCAGGGTCAGCCAGTACGCTAGAAGTGCGCGTCAACGACATTCTCTGGCGTGAAACAGAGACTTTAGCAGACTTAGAGAAAGACGATCGCAAATTCATTACGCAAACAGACGACCAAGGCAAAACGACCGTCATCTTTGGCAACGGACGCCAGGGTGCACGTCCTCCCAGTGGCATCGAGAATATTAAAGCCTTATATCGAACAGGCATCGGCAAACCAGGAAACGTCAAAGCTGAACAACTTAGCTTATTGGCAACTCGTCCTCTGGGCGTGAAGAGTGTGATTAATCCGCTACCCGCAACAGGCGGCGCTGATGCAGAAAGCCGTGATCAAGCGCGTCGTAACGTACCCCTGGCTCTAATGGCGCTCGATCGCTTGGTATCTGTGAAAGACTATGCTGATTTCACTCGCACTTTTGCTGGAATTGGCAAAGCCAGTGCGACTCGTCTCTCTGACAGTCAACGGCAACTGGTTCACCTGACGATCGCTGGAGCCGATGACATTCCGATCGACCAAAACTCTGATTTGTATCAGAACTTTCTGCAAGCCTTAAAGCAATCTGGCGATCCGAACCAACCCGTTCAGGTAGAACTGCGAGAACTGCTGCTGCTGGTGATCGAGGCAAACGTCAAAATTCACCCGGATTACTTATGGGAATCTGTCGTCACGCAAATTCGGACCGCATTGCTGGAAACATTCAGCTTCGAGCAGCGGCAACTCGGACAACCTGCCTATCTTAGTGAAGTGATTCGCACGATTCAGCAAATTCCGGGCGTTGACTACGTTGATGTCGATACTTTCGGCGGTATTCCCGAAAAAGAAGTTGACCCCAACAACCCCAAAAAACGACGCGTTCTGCCTCCCAGCGAAATTGTTAAACGGCTTGATCAACTCAAAAATGGCGAACCTGCATCCTTCGTCGCCGTGAATTTGGCAGGCAACCAAGACGGCTCTATCCACCCTGCCCAACTTGCCTACCTCACCCCTGCTGTACCCGATACTCTGATTCTCAACCGCATCTAA
- a CDS encoding phage baseplate assembly protein V, giving the protein MNQQGPPFYGKYRGVVTSNQDPMMLGRIRAKVQDIFGEGECGWAMPSVPYAGNGVGLFMIPPTNASVWIEFEHGDPDYPIWTGCFWALGEVPVMPALPEMKVLKTDTATITLNDLPGIGGVTIETQMGMKIKMDMTGIEINNGQGANVKLNLIKVSVNDGALEVT; this is encoded by the coding sequence ATGAACCAACAGGGACCTCCCTTCTACGGCAAATATCGGGGTGTAGTAACAAGCAACCAAGATCCCATGATGTTGGGGCGCATCCGCGCTAAAGTACAAGACATTTTCGGAGAGGGGGAATGCGGTTGGGCAATGCCCAGTGTGCCTTATGCCGGAAATGGGGTGGGGCTGTTCATGATACCGCCAACCAATGCGTCGGTGTGGATTGAATTTGAGCATGGCGACCCAGATTATCCCATCTGGACGGGCTGTTTTTGGGCGTTAGGCGAAGTACCTGTGATGCCTGCTCTCCCTGAGATGAAAGTGCTAAAGACAGATACAGCAACGATTACGCTAAATGATTTGCCGGGAATTGGTGGTGTCACGATCGAAACCCAAATGGGAATGAAGATCAAGATGGATATGACTGGGATTGAAATTAATAATGGTCAGGGAGCCAACGTCAAGCTGAATTTGATCAAGGTTTCCGTCAATGATGGGGCATTGGAGGTGACGTGA
- a CDS encoding putative baseplate assembly protein, which produces MNPPALTCQLEQRRHRVQTTPHLVGLDYLEVSANQRTLTVYFLGKAPETIAKSNVRIDGGRRIQNIRVLDIEVIREDDPELDDAMQVNLDRPGDFSDYQLRLVATDEYGQPTDQPLPGVDPHYDQISFNFKVGCPSDLDCKQPTSCPEPQRVEPEISYLAKDYASFRQLLLDRLSLIMPEWQERHIPDLGIAVVELLAYVGDYLSYYQDAVATEAYLGTARQRISVRRHARLMDYLMHEGCNARAWVCLKLEGTMKFTLDPQDVYLITGCNDVLPVSGHTLSAASLKEIPADRYEVFEPMATAPIDLYAAHNELYFYTWGDRECCLPKGATAATLKDEWTQVSRPHSPNSDPCACDPTPEPPSRQRKLHLQPGDILILEEVMGPKTGNPADADPKHRHVVRLTRVEPGVDALYNQPIVEIEWAVEEALPFALCISAIGPAPHCKYLNNISVARGNVILVDHGRSLVEPLGKVEAAAPIVRCEGVGLPADTQILPKRFAPQLQEPALTYRQPLVQEGPAMSWLRQDPHQALPNIKLAGIKFAKTANTRQDHSSQPNSLQSIDPKTLQWRWMPQFDLLSSHQHDRHFIVEMDNDRRAQLRFGDGELGQQPAVDAEFYANYRVGNGLAGNVGAETISHLVFRNSPQSGIRLTPRNPLPAIGGAEPEPLEEVKLFAPQAFRRKLERAITPDDYARLAETYHDAQGRRVQRAAATLRWTGSWYEVVIAIDPLGQAVANPDFLEAIAGYLHRYRRIGYSLRVVAAHYVPIDLAMTVCVLPHYLRGQVKAALLDQLSNRQLSNGTQGFFHPDRLSFGDSIAISKLVAAVLSVEGVESAKITTLNRLNQLPNQELETGILPLASHEIAQLDNDPSFPEQGKLTLNLRGGR; this is translated from the coding sequence ATGAATCCACCCGCACTCACCTGTCAGCTCGAACAACGCCGTCACCGAGTCCAAACGACTCCCCATTTAGTCGGGCTAGATTATCTGGAAGTCAGCGCCAATCAACGCACGTTAACCGTTTACTTTTTAGGGAAAGCTCCCGAAACGATCGCCAAAAGCAACGTTCGAATTGATGGTGGTAGACGCATTCAAAATATTCGTGTCTTAGATATTGAAGTCATTCGAGAAGACGATCCGGAATTAGATGATGCAATGCAAGTTAACCTCGATCGTCCCGGTGATTTCTCCGATTACCAACTGCGTCTGGTTGCAACAGATGAGTATGGTCAGCCAACCGATCAGCCCTTGCCTGGTGTTGATCCACACTACGACCAGATCTCGTTCAACTTTAAGGTCGGTTGTCCCAGCGATCTGGACTGCAAGCAGCCTACGAGTTGTCCAGAGCCACAACGCGTCGAACCAGAAATTAGCTACCTTGCCAAAGATTACGCCAGCTTCCGCCAACTGTTGCTCGATCGACTGTCTCTGATAATGCCGGAGTGGCAAGAGCGCCATATTCCAGATTTGGGGATCGCAGTGGTTGAACTGTTGGCTTATGTGGGTGACTATCTCAGCTATTACCAGGATGCAGTTGCCACTGAAGCATATTTGGGAACGGCACGTCAGCGAATTTCAGTGCGGCGTCATGCTCGCTTAATGGACTATTTGATGCATGAAGGCTGCAACGCTCGGGCCTGGGTTTGTCTCAAGCTGGAAGGAACAATGAAGTTCACGCTTGATCCACAGGACGTTTATTTAATTACAGGCTGCAATGATGTTTTACCTGTTAGTGGACATACCTTATCAGCAGCAAGCTTGAAAGAAATTCCTGCCGATCGCTATGAAGTCTTTGAACCGATGGCAACGGCACCGATCGATCTTTATGCTGCCCACAACGAACTTTACTTTTACACCTGGGGCGATCGAGAGTGCTGCCTGCCGAAGGGAGCAACTGCTGCCACCTTAAAGGATGAGTGGACACAAGTTTCGCGACCCCACTCCCCAAACTCAGACCCTTGTGCTTGCGACCCCACTCCAGAGCCTCCCTCACGCCAGCGTAAATTGCATTTGCAACCGGGAGATATTCTGATTTTAGAAGAAGTCATGGGACCCAAAACGGGCAATCCCGCAGATGCAGACCCAAAGCACCGTCACGTAGTGCGTTTAACCCGTGTAGAGCCAGGAGTGGATGCGCTGTATAACCAACCGATCGTGGAGATTGAGTGGGCAGTTGAAGAAGCATTGCCGTTTGCTCTTTGCATTTCTGCGATCGGGCCAGCGCCTCACTGTAAATACTTGAACAACATCAGTGTTGCCAGAGGGAATGTGATTCTGGTGGATCATGGGCGATCGCTTGTTGAACCGTTGGGCAAAGTTGAAGCTGCTGCACCGATCGTGCGTTGTGAAGGGGTCGGACTACCTGCTGATACGCAAATTTTGCCGAAGCGATTCGCTCCACAACTGCAGGAGCCTGCCCTCACTTACCGTCAGCCGCTCGTTCAAGAAGGACCTGCAATGAGTTGGTTACGGCAAGACCCACATCAGGCACTACCCAACATTAAACTGGCGGGAATCAAATTCGCAAAGACCGCAAATACAAGACAAGACCATTCATCACAACCGAATTCCTTACAGTCGATCGATCCCAAAACCCTGCAATGGCGCTGGATGCCTCAGTTTGATTTGCTCTCTAGTCACCAGCACGATCGTCACTTTATTGTAGAGATGGACAACGATCGACGGGCACAACTGCGTTTTGGAGACGGTGAACTTGGACAGCAACCTGCGGTCGATGCTGAATTCTACGCGAATTACCGGGTGGGAAATGGGTTGGCAGGGAATGTTGGGGCAGAAACCATCTCTCATCTCGTTTTTCGCAATTCTCCTCAAAGTGGCATTCGTCTAACTCCTCGCAATCCTTTACCAGCGATCGGCGGCGCAGAGCCAGAACCCCTGGAAGAAGTGAAACTGTTTGCCCCTCAAGCATTTCGCCGCAAGCTAGAACGCGCAATTACTCCCGATGATTATGCTCGACTTGCCGAAACTTACCATGATGCACAGGGTCGGCGTGTACAGCGGGCAGCCGCAACTTTACGCTGGACTGGAAGCTGGTATGAAGTGGTGATCGCGATCGATCCGCTAGGTCAAGCAGTTGCCAATCCAGATTTTCTGGAGGCGATCGCCGGATATTTACATCGTTATCGCCGGATTGGTTACAGTTTGCGCGTGGTAGCAGCACACTACGTCCCAATTGACTTGGCAATGACAGTCTGTGTTTTGCCGCATTATCTGCGCGGACAGGTGAAAGCAGCCTTGCTCGATCAGTTAAGCAATCGCCAATTATCTAACGGGACACAGGGATTCTTCCATCCCGATCGTCTGAGCTTTGGAGATTCGATCGCCATCAGCAAGCTAGTTGCAGCCGTACTTTCTGTAGAGGGCGTAGAGAGTGCCAAGATCACGACACTGAATCGTTTGAATCAACTGCCCAATCAAGAGTTAGAGACAGGCATTTTGCCGCTGGCTTCGCACGAAATTGCGCAACTGGATAACGATCCGAGCTTTCCTGAACAAGGTAAATTAACGCTGAATTTGAGAGGTGGACGATGA
- a CDS encoding GPW/gp25 family protein: MQKTLMNIDFPFDFDSRGRTAIIDDADHIRDLIEQLLFTNPGERVNRPDFGCGLMAMVFAPNSPELATALQFTIQASLQRWLSDLVEIQKLEVTSEDGALRIWVQYRVRRTGDQRTITFERRTGL, translated from the coding sequence ATGCAAAAGACTTTAATGAATATTGATTTTCCATTTGATTTTGATAGTCGTGGACGCACTGCGATTATTGATGATGCTGACCATATTCGCGACTTAATCGAACAATTACTATTTACCAATCCAGGCGAACGTGTTAACCGTCCCGACTTTGGCTGTGGACTAATGGCAATGGTATTTGCGCCCAATAGCCCAGAACTGGCAACGGCTCTGCAATTTACAATTCAAGCATCTTTGCAACGCTGGTTGAGTGATCTGGTTGAAATTCAAAAGCTAGAAGTGACTAGCGAAGATGGTGCTTTACGAATTTGGGTGCAATATCGCGTTCGTCGCACTGGAGATCAACGCACCATCACCTTTGAACGGAGGACAGGGCTATGA